Proteins encoded together in one Rhizobium bangladeshense window:
- a CDS encoding GGDEF domain-containing protein, producing MLTASANGLVSREAGRAGPLTDIQKIAQHMARLNVTSLPRNYELFHEAIIGHNPGLAQDIAALGSQPEQAMLDELGLKYRLVGHCGLVGETSRNEASRTLREVAERLAEGLRHRDAFARACGTILRSVAGHEDQSLAAFVGEVDYLSASLATVMSAEMEIGARLLDDINKLETLERGISAMQSATIADRITGLANRVALNRQITELYEREEGAAGSALIMVDIDDFTELNDRYGTQAGNKLLKKLAALFRKSVKKNDFVARTEADEFALLFANVGMQDAIAIAERLRASVEENLVFATSDKGDSGRLTISVGLALSADATTPGQLQANARVALLAAQSNRRLPVQAFGR from the coding sequence ATGCTGACTGCAAGCGCAAACGGACTGGTGTCGCGCGAGGCTGGGCGCGCCGGCCCCCTGACGGATATCCAGAAGATTGCCCAGCACATGGCGCGCCTCAACGTTACCTCGCTGCCGCGTAACTACGAACTCTTTCATGAGGCCATCATTGGGCACAATCCTGGTCTTGCGCAAGACATCGCCGCTCTCGGATCGCAGCCGGAACAGGCGATGCTCGACGAACTCGGGCTGAAATACCGCCTCGTCGGCCATTGCGGGTTGGTGGGCGAGACGTCGCGCAACGAGGCCAGCCGGACGCTACGCGAGGTGGCGGAGAGGCTTGCCGAAGGATTGAGGCACAGAGACGCCTTTGCCCGCGCCTGCGGCACGATCCTGAGATCTGTCGCCGGGCATGAGGACCAGAGCCTTGCCGCCTTCGTCGGCGAGGTCGATTACCTCTCCGCCTCGCTCGCGACGGTGATGTCGGCGGAGATGGAAATCGGCGCCAGACTACTGGACGACATCAACAAGCTGGAAACGTTGGAGCGCGGCATTTCGGCAATGCAATCGGCCACCATCGCCGACAGGATCACCGGCCTCGCGAACCGCGTCGCGCTGAACCGGCAGATCACCGAGCTCTACGAACGTGAAGAGGGTGCCGCCGGCAGCGCGCTGATCATGGTCGATATTGACGATTTCACCGAGCTCAACGACCGATACGGCACTCAGGCAGGCAACAAGCTCTTGAAGAAGCTTGCAGCCCTTTTTCGAAAATCGGTCAAGAAGAACGACTTCGTCGCCCGCACCGAGGCCGACGAATTCGCCTTGCTGTTTGCCAATGTCGGCATGCAGGATGCGATTGCTATCGCCGAGCGCCTGCGCGCCTCAGTCGAGGAAAATCTCGTTTTCGCCACCTCCGACAAAGGTGACAGCGGCAGGCTGACCATCTCGGTCGGCCTGGCGCTCAGTGCCGATGCGACAACACCGGGACAGCTCCAGGCCAACGCCCGCGTGGCGCTGCTCGCCGCGCAATCGAACCGCCGCCTGCCGGTGCAGGCTTTCGGCCGCTGA
- the ndk gene encoding nucleoside-diphosphate kinase, whose protein sequence is MAIERTFSMIKPDATKRNLTGAITKMLEDAGLRVVASKRVWMSRREAEGFYAVHKDRPFFGELVEGMTSGPTVVQVLEGEGAILKNREIMGATNPANAAEGTIRKVHALSIGENSVHGSDAPETAAQEIKYWFSDTEIVG, encoded by the coding sequence ATGGCGATTGAACGCACCTTCTCGATGATCAAGCCTGACGCAACCAAGCGCAACCTGACGGGCGCCATCACCAAGATGCTCGAAGATGCCGGCCTGCGCGTCGTCGCCTCCAAGCGCGTCTGGATGAGCCGCCGCGAAGCCGAGGGCTTCTACGCCGTACACAAGGATCGCCCCTTCTTCGGCGAACTCGTCGAAGGCATGACCTCCGGCCCGACCGTCGTGCAGGTTCTGGAAGGCGAGGGCGCGATCCTCAAGAACCGCGAAATCATGGGCGCGACCAACCCGGCAAACGCTGCCGAAGGCACGATCCGCAAGGTCCATGCCCTATCGATCGGCGAAAACTCCGTTCACGGCTCCGACGCTCCGGAGACGGCTGCCCAGGAAATCAAGTACTGGTTCTCCGATACCGAAATCGTCGGCTGA
- a CDS encoding glutathione S-transferase family protein translates to MTRALYSLCGADERRFFSPHCWKAVMALAHKGLDFEEIPTTYARIRDIGGGVSSTLPVLDDNGRLISDSFAIALYLEEAYPERPSLFGGEGGKALSRMVEGYSQMIIHPAIMRIALLDIHAILDEGDKAYFRQSRELRLGKPLEVFAADSEAERPAFATKLEPLRHMLKFQPFIGGQTPLFGDYIVFGALQWLRVSAGLAMLAAADPVIAWFERCLDLHESRGRTVTAA, encoded by the coding sequence ATGACCAGAGCCCTCTATTCCCTCTGCGGCGCCGACGAACGTCGCTTCTTTTCGCCCCATTGCTGGAAGGCGGTGATGGCGCTCGCGCACAAGGGACTCGATTTCGAGGAGATCCCGACGACCTACGCCCGTATCCGCGACATCGGCGGCGGCGTGTCTTCGACCCTGCCGGTGCTCGACGACAACGGCCGGCTGATCTCGGATAGTTTTGCCATCGCCCTCTATCTGGAGGAGGCTTATCCCGAGCGTCCGTCGCTGTTCGGCGGCGAGGGCGGCAAGGCGCTGTCGCGCATGGTGGAAGGCTATTCGCAGATGATCATCCATCCGGCGATCATGCGCATTGCCCTTCTCGACATCCACGCCATCCTGGACGAAGGCGACAAGGCCTATTTCCGTCAAAGTCGCGAGCTCAGGCTCGGCAAGCCGCTGGAAGTCTTCGCCGCAGACAGCGAAGCGGAGAGGCCCGCTTTTGCCACCAAGCTGGAGCCGCTCCGCCATATGCTGAAGTTCCAGCCGTTCATCGGCGGCCAGACGCCGCTTTTTGGCGACTATATCGTCTTCGGCGCGCTGCAATGGCTGCGCGTATCCGCAGGGCTGGCGATGCTGGCCGCCGCCGATCCCGTCATCGCCTGGTTCGAACGCTGCCTCGATCTCCATGAAAGCCGCGGCAGGACTGTGACAGCGGCGTGA
- a CDS encoding DinB family protein: MLRHFRMFAAYNRWANSLVYTAAAELGAAEFRSDRGAFFGSLHGTLNHLLVADRIWMKRFTGSGEAPAALDAILFEELDALAAARKTEDERIIAWTGTLDEASLAGDFTYVPVTQPIRVTQPLSSALAHLFNHQTHHRGQCHMTLTALGKPSLGLDLIYFLRSEGREWM, encoded by the coding sequence ATGCTTAGACATTTCAGGATGTTCGCGGCCTATAATCGCTGGGCCAATAGCTTGGTCTATACGGCTGCGGCCGAACTCGGGGCGGCGGAATTTCGCAGCGACCGCGGCGCCTTCTTCGGCTCGCTGCATGGCACGCTCAATCACCTGCTCGTCGCCGACCGGATATGGATGAAGCGCTTTACCGGTAGCGGCGAAGCGCCGGCGGCCCTCGATGCCATACTATTCGAAGAGCTGGATGCGCTTGCCGCCGCACGCAAGACAGAGGACGAGCGCATCATTGCCTGGACGGGGACGCTCGATGAGGCGAGCCTTGCCGGCGACTTCACCTATGTCCCGGTGACGCAGCCGATCCGGGTCACTCAGCCGCTGTCGAGCGCGCTCGCGCACCTCTTCAATCACCAGACTCATCACCGCGGCCAGTGCCATATGACGCTGACGGCGCTTGGCAAACCAAGCCTCGGGCTGGACCTTATATATTTTCTGCGCAGCGAGGGTCGCGAGTGGATGTGA
- a CDS encoding CGNR zinc finger domain-containing protein encodes MSFSWTSHRFAGGALALDVANSVVLRHDAARRIDRFAVSEQMRSFPRAAAKFCAERALFGEVAPVAAQDEVDFIALREAIDRYFRKRILDGGDDHLLAGLLEALAKTLRQASPASLAAATAHSVLRLIAMPDPERMKICGNCGWLFIDRSKNRSRAWCDMAVCGNRAKAKRHYHRKKEEMP; translated from the coding sequence ATGAGCTTTTCCTGGACTTCTCACCGTTTCGCCGGCGGCGCGCTGGCCCTCGATGTCGCCAACAGCGTCGTACTGCGCCACGACGCGGCGCGACGGATCGACCGCTTCGCGGTGAGCGAACAGATGCGGAGCTTTCCGCGCGCCGCCGCCAAATTCTGCGCCGAACGGGCCCTGTTTGGCGAGGTCGCGCCGGTCGCGGCGCAAGACGAAGTCGACTTCATCGCGCTTCGAGAAGCGATCGACCGCTATTTCCGCAAGCGTATACTGGATGGCGGCGACGACCACTTGCTGGCCGGACTGCTGGAGGCGCTGGCGAAGACCTTGCGCCAGGCAAGCCCCGCAAGCTTGGCGGCGGCGACCGCCCATTCGGTGCTCCGGCTGATCGCTATGCCTGATCCGGAGCGCATGAAGATCTGCGGCAATTGCGGCTGGTTGTTCATCGATCGCAGCAAGAACAGGAGCCGTGCCTGGTGCGACATGGCGGTCTGCGGCAACCGCGCCAAGGCGAAGCGGCACTATCACCGCAAGAAGGAAGAGATGCCATGA